In the genome of Cynocephalus volans isolate mCynVol1 chromosome 10, mCynVol1.pri, whole genome shotgun sequence, the window CTGCCCTCTTCCTCCCACATCGGTGGCCAGTCCCTTTCCCCACCAATGAGTTCTATCGTTTCTATTCCAGAGCTGGACCTGTTTGGAGACCCCAGCCCCAGTTCCAAGCAAAATGGCACGAAGGAGCCAGATGTCTTTGACCTGGGTGTCCTCGGGGAAGCGCTAACCCAGCATGGCAGGGAGGCCCGATCTTGCCGGACTCCTGAGTCCTTCCTGGGCCCCTCAGCCTCTTCCTTGGTCAATCTCGACTCACTGGTCAAGGCCCCCCAGGCTGCAAAGTCCCGGAACCCCTTCCTAACAGGTAGGACGCCCCCTCGCCCCTCAATACTGGGGGCCCTTGCCCTGGaactttcctctcctcccccatttCTAAAACCCAGGCTCCTGCCGCCCTGCCCCTTCCCTGTTTAGGGCTCTGTCCCCAGGCCCGCTCAGAGCCCCGCCTCCATTCTCGTTCTGCAGGTCTCAGCGCTCCGTCCCCCACCAACCCGTTCGGCCCGGGCGAGCAGGGCCGGCCACCCCTGAGCCAGATGCGCACCGGGTCGCCGGCGCGGGGGCTGGCGGCGGGCGGGCTCGTGGGGGCGCCCCCGGGCTCCATGACCTACAGcgcctccctgcccctcccgcTCAGCAGCGTGCGGGCCGGCGTGGCCCTCCCCGCCTCGGTCAGCGTCTTCCCGCAGGCCGGCGCCTTCGCGAgcctgccgccgccgctgctgccctCGTCGGGCTCGGCCGGGCCGCTGCCCGCGCCCGCGCAGGCCCGGACCAACCCCTTCCTCTGAGCGCGCGGGCGCATGCGCGCGAGCCCCCACCGTGGcccgcggcggggcggggcggtcGTCCAGGTTGAGCACTGATCCAGGCCTCGGGCGACCGCCGCAGCTCCTGGAGCCAGAGACGGACGACGTCCCGGGGGCCGAGACCACGCCCTCGTAATAAAGACTGGAACCTGCGTCCTCGGCTCTCACCAAGCGGACTTTTTGCGGGGCGTGGCGGCCGGGTCTGGAGCCCAGTGCGGATCAGCGGCTGCCGAGGAAACACTGCTCCACAATTTGGGGCGCAGAAATGCTCCCACTTCCCTTACAGCCCCGCTCAATCCCCCATCCCCGTCAGCCTGGCACCTTCGCTTCCAGATGCTCCCAGGctctcattcattcctttatcaCACAGCGGCCCTGGGGATGATCTTCACAGCAAGAGACAATGTGCATTGTTCCCATTTTGTTATGCAACAGttatgtgctaagcactttagGCAGATAATTTCATTCAATCCTTGCAACAACACTCTGAGGTTGATAATATTATTTCCATTCAGGACTGGCTACATCATTTGTGTGGCCCAGGGCAAAGTGAAAATGCGGGGTTCCGAGTTCAAAATGGGGGCTGGCCGGAGCGccgccttgtaataccaaggtcaaagtttcggttccaaggtcaagggtttgaccagctgccaaaaacccaaaaacaacTGGGTTAAGAGTTTCAAAACTGGGACCAGCAGAGCATGAAACCGAGTGCAAAGCCCTCCCAGGGCGACTGCACAGGTCTCTCACTCTTGTAATCAACATTGGTCCATgtcataggtgaggaaactgaggctcagagaggttgagtggcatgcccaaagtcacaaagccagTGGGTCTGGAATTCAGACAGTCTGGCTCCACAGCCAAGAGCTCCCAGGCTGGGCCCTCgatttaattcagcaaatattgacTGACCTCTGTGAACAAGTGCTGGTCTTGCCTGGGAAGGATCCAGGAACATGCTAAGCCCACACCCTCCAGGAGCTCAGGGTGCAGCAGGGCAGACAAGCCAAGGGCATGTGACAGCAGCCACAGCACCAGCCAGGTGCAGGGGCCCCCCCAGGCTCCCTTTACTGTCACCTTGAATCTGGCCCCTCCCCAGCAAGGCTGGGAAGAAACTCAATCTCAGCCATGCAGAGGGAGTCTGACCCCTCCTGGGGGCTTATGTGGGGTCTGGGAAAACAAGGGTAGGGGCAGGGCCTGGTACTTCATCCTGGGGGGCCACCAAAGTCACCCTCACTCCTACTCAGAGCTCCCCAGTCACTGGACCACTGATGCAACCTCTGTGTTCTGGGGCTGGCCCTGCAGGCAGCCTTTCAGGGCACTGGAGTCAGTCAAATGGCCTTCCATAAGCCAGAGACACCAAAGTTGGTGGTGGGGACACAATGCCACCCTCCTtcctgaggtgggggaggggagaaggagctTTGTGTGGAGGGAGGGAGTCATGCTGTGGCTGTTACATACAGGATGGACAAGAGCACCTGCTTAAAGAGTCAGACCGCCACCCTGCTACCAGGTTTGagatcaataataataacaatgatcaCTTAGTAATAAGTGGTTATGCTCTCTGACCTTgagtaaattacttaacctctctacgTCACCACGCCTCTGTTTTCTTACTTGTCAATTGGGATCAAGGGTTCCTTCCTTATGAGGTTGCTGGGTGGATGCTCCCAGGCCAGTTCCACCCTCTTTAGAGACTGACCGTGAGGAATGAACCCACTGTGCCCCTCATTCCTGGTTTTGCCAGGTGGCACCCAGATTCCACCCCCATCTGTCTTCTGCTGCACCCAAACCCAGGAAGGTTCCATCCTTCCTGGTCCCTGGACCACCCTTTGTGCCTCTGCCACCTAGGCCCTCCTCTTCTAAAGTGGCTCTCCCACGAGAGGTCCCAAGGGGAGCTTTGTCTCCCATACTGATACTCCATCTCATTTTTGGGATTCTCTGGTCTTGGCTCATGGTCTTCTTCTCACCCAGATCTTACTGGAGTGAGTTTAATGGAGTTCCATGACTCCATTATCTAAGAGGATGATTTTGCCGCATCTTGATCTCTCAGCTGACCTTACCCATGGTCACACTCTGGGGCTTGCTGTTACCCCAAGTTCTTTCATGTTCAAGGCAGGCTTCCTGTTCTCTGATGTTAACCTAATTCCTTCCCACTGGAGCACTCTTTGGACCCTCCCACCTGCCAATCCTTTGGtcaccccaccacccccacatTCTCAGGATTGCACAGTATCAATGACCTTTCCTCAATACTTTTAGTCACTTCCTCTCAACTGAATCCTTCCAGTTGATAGGGGTCTTAATTGGCTTCATTCATCTTGAAGGTCTCGCCATGTTTCCCCTCACGTCTAGCACCCATCTTCTCTCTccagttcccttttctttcccttccccacctccctcagCCTGACTTCACTGAAACTACATCCACTGGGCAGCCAGCGGGATCTTTCCAAAATGCAGATCCAACCAGATCACTCTCCTGACTAAAGACCTTCAATAGCTTCCTTCTGCTCTCATCAAAAACCCCCTTCTTACAGTTCACAAGTCCCTCCAAGATCTGCCCTCCTCCTCAACCTCCCAACCTCATCTACTACCTGTATTCTCTTTGCTCTCTGGCATCCAGCCATGTGAGCCTTCTGCAGTTCCTCAGCCCTGACTTGCTGAcatgccacagggcctttgcagaCACCGTTCCTTCTGCCTACTTCCCCAGCACTCCCCCCATGCTCCCTGCaacttccctcctctccttctctgTAATTACTACACAAATGTGAGTTCCTCAGGAAAGTCTCCTCCCCTTGGCCATCCCACCAGACCGGGTCCCTTGTTATAGTATACCATTTATGGCACCTGTCAAAGTGGGTGCTCGTGTATTTATTTGTGTGGCTGTCGGATTAGCTTCTGTTCCTCTCAATAGTCTGTGAGCAACACGAGGCCAGGAGCCTTGTCTCTGTCTTCCAACCATCGTACACTCAGTGCCCTGCAATGTGGCAGGCAAGGGACACAATAAATATTGGCTAAATGTAGCAAATAAGGCGAGTGTGTAAAGTATATTATAGGCCATAAAATTGACTCACCATTATTATTCAGGAAGACTTTCTGAAATCCCTGGATGGGATTTGAGCAGGACCTTGAGATCGGGAGACTGGGCAAAGTGGAGCATGCTAGCTGGTGGATCTGGACAAGCATGCCTTCAGCTTGGGCCtcatttttcatttgtgaaatgggcaAGGGTAGGACACAATGAGCTGGAGCTCTGACATTCCACGGCCCTATACCATCCCTCAATCCTCCCCATGAAGGTTATCCTCTCGTAGGCAGGGGTTTAGTTAAGCCAAACCTACCCCAATCTTATGCACAGATCAAGGGCCTCCAAAGACTGGGCTGTCCTGTCTGCACTTCCACACTCTGCCACCGGGAGGCGCTCGAAGACCGGTCACGCGGCTCCGAGTCTCGGGGAAGACCAGCCCGCGGATCTACCGGTTCCCCGGGCCCGCCCCTTGCATCTCCCGCCCTCCCTTCCTGTCCGCGGCGGCCGGGCCCACGGCCACAAGCAGCCATGCTGGGCGCGCGGGCCTGGCTGGGCCGGGGCCTCCTGCTGGCCCGCGCTGGGCAGGGCCTCGCCTCAAGCCGCAGGTATGGGCCAGTGGCTGGTCTTCCCGGCTCTGGTCCCCATGCCTGCTTGGACCACACCTGCATGCCTGGTCCATCTCCACCCCTCCTCCGGTCTGCCAGGGCCAGGTCGCAGCAGTaaggccctcctctcctccccacccctcaggcTGCCGGGCTAGCTCCCCAGGGACTGTTCTGACACcgcctccaggaagccttccttgaacCCCACTGCTGAGCTGGGGGCCCTTCTCCAACAGCACACTGTGTCCTGTCACAGTCCTTTACTACTGCTTGGACCCACAGGCCACTCTCCCAGGCTGAATTCCCTGAGGTCAGGGTCTCTTTCTGATTTCCTAGGTGTCCTGAGGCTCTGGCACCGACTTGGCCCCACAGAAGTGCTAGTAGGTGGGCACTGAGTGAGAAAGGCCCTTGTGTCTATTTTCCTCTGGTCACCCCTCGCATGGTCCAGTCCCAGACCCGCTCTTCTTGACCTGTCCAGCCACCAGCTGTGGGCAACCTCCCCGCCCCAGTCCTGCACGCAGGCATTCCAGAACGACACCTCCAGCGAAACCACCCTGGGGAGGGGCCCCCGGGTAGGGGGAGAGAACAGAGCCCAGAGGACCATTCTGCCCATTGTGACCCGCCTTGACCTCACAGCCATCCTTCCCACCGCCAGGTCCGAGAGGTTGGGGGAGACTAACCTGGCAGAGAGCCCCCAATGAGCCATCTCTCTTCACCCCCCCAAAAACATAAGGGGGAGCATAAAGGCCACGGTCTCCCCCGTGGTTCAGAAAGGTGGGTTGGGCTGAGAGCAGGGGTTCCGAGAGAGGTGCTGGTGGGCTGGGTGGGTTGGAGTGAGCtctgggggtgggctggggggacCCTTACCTGCTTGACTCACCTGCCCATGCCAGGGGTAGCTCTTCCCGGGACAAAGACCGAAGTGCAACGGTCAGTAGTTCGGTGCCCATGCCTGCTGGAGGGAAGGGAAACCGGCCGAGTGGTCCGTCTTCTGCATCCCAGAAGGTCCCCAACCGCCTAATCAATGAGAAGTCACCGTACCTCCAACAACATGCCTACAATCCTGTGGACTGGTGAGTAGCTTCCAGTGCCCTCCCCAAAGCAGCTGGGGTCCCAGACCCCTCCTAGACCCCCTGGGCTGCTGAATGATGCCCCACCGTGCTGGGCCTAGGTACCCCTGGGGACAGGAAGCCTTCGACAAggccaagaaagaaaataagccaaTTTTCCTCTCAGGTAATGCACCCACCTTTCCTGGAATGGGGGTCCGGGAGGGGCAGTGGATGGGGAGAGGGTCCTCTGGGCCTGCGGGGCTCCCAGGGAACTCGAGTCAGGAGCTCTTCAGTCTAGCTGTGGCCACTTGGCTggccccccccacctcccccacatGGCCCCATTCCAGTGGGGTACTCCACCTGCCACTGGTGCCACATGATGGAGGAGGAGTCCTTTCGGAACGAGGAGATCAGCCGCCTGCTCAATGAGGACTTTGTCAGCGTGAAGGTAGACCGCGAGGAGCGGCCGGATGTGGACAAGGTGTACATGACCTTCGTGCAGGTGAGCTGGCTTCCCACGGGAGTGCGCACTGCACGTGCTGGGGGCTGGCTCCCCTCACGCTCATCCTCTCTCCTCCAGGCCACCAGGAGCGGTGGAGGCTGGCCCATGAATGTGTGGTTGACTCCCAACCTCCAGCCCTTTGTTGGGGGCACCTATTTCCCCCCTGAGGACGGCTTGACCCGAGTTGGCTTCCGCACGGTGTTGCTGAGAATACGGGACCAGGTGGGTGTGCGTTGGGGAGTGGGGACCAGGGTCAGGGATGAGGGAACAAGGGGCTCCCCACCCCATGCTGACCTCCAGGTGTGCACCAACTCCCACAGTGGAAACAGAACAAGAACACACTGCTAGAAAATAGCCAGCGCATTACAACAGCCCTGCTGGCCCGGTCGGAGATCAGCACGGGGGACCGCCAGCTGCCACCCTCAGCCGCCATCATGAACAGCCGCTGCTTCCAGCAGCTGGACGAGGGCTATGATGAGGAGTATGGTGGCTTCGCTGAGGCCCCCAAGTTTCCCACACCGGGTTGGTGCCCCCCATGCCCACCTTACCCCAGGCCTAGCCTTCTGACTCCTATCCTTGGCAGTGGCCGTGTGAGCCCTGGCTTGATCCTTAACCTCCTTTCCTCCTGACTGGCCAGTGACCTCCTTATCCCTAGCCTGTCAGTAGCTATCTACTGAAGCCCCGAGTTCTGATCTTAGCAGTACTCCGTGACCCTGACCTAGATGATGAGCTCTGACCCTTGACTTGTCAGTGACCCAGTGACACTGGCCTGGCTAGTGACTTTCTGGGCTCCAGTCTGATAATAATTTTCTGGTCTCCTGTGGGCTGATGATATCCTGATCTCTGGCTTGGGCAGTGACCTTCTGTCCTCTGGGTTGACTGTTAACCTCCTGACTCCCAACCTGTCCAGAGACTGCCTGTGGAGTCTGGCCATGGGCCACCCAGATCTCCGCCCCACCCCCCTTTCTCATCCACATGCCCTTGGTGCCCCACAGTGATCCTGAGCTTCTTGTTCAACTACTGGCTCACTCATCGACTGACCCAGGATGGGTCTCGGGCCCAGCAGATGGCCTTGCACACGCTGAAAATGATGGCCAACGGGGGCATCCGGGACCACGTGGGGCAGGTGCAGGGGGCTGGGCACTCCTTGGAGGGGCAGTGGGAGGCCTGGGGTAGAGATTGAGGCTGGGATTGGCCACAGCTCTGCATCCTGCCTGTCCCAGGGCTTTCACCGCTACTCCACGGACCGCCAGTGGCACGTCCCCCACTTCGAGAAGATGCTCTGTGACCAGGCACAGCTTGCAGTGGCCTATTCACAAGCCTTCCAGGTGACCCCAACCCGGAGCAGAGGCACCTAGCCCTGGCCGCCCCTCCCAAGGCCTTCCTGGTGACTGTGGCTTCCCCTAATCCCAACCCCCAATTTCCTCCCATACACCCACAACCCAGGCTTCCCTTCCCATGTACCTAGGCTGCCACAGTGAACTCTACTTACAGCCTCCCTTCTATGCCCCCTCAGATCTCTGGTGATGAATTCTACTCTGACGTTGCCAAGGGCATCCTGCACTACGTGGCTCGGAGCCTGAGCCACCGGGTGTGTGTCCACTGAGGCGGACAGGCCTGACGGCGGGAGGGCTCGAGGTCTCCCCTGAGCATCAGACCGGGACCAGCcaactctcccctccccacagtcTGGAGGCTTCTACAGTGCGGAGGATGCGGACTCACCCCCAGAGCGGGGCATGCGGCCCAAAGAGGGCGCCTTCTACTTGTGGACCGTCAAGGAGGTCCAGCAactcctctctgagcctgtgcTGGGTGCCACTGAGCCGCTGACCTCAGGCAAGCTCCTCATGAAGCACTATGGACTCACGGAGGCCGGCAACATCAGCTCCAGTCAGGTGAGGGCCTCTGGGGACGCTGGAGGGGTCCTGGAGCCTCTCAGTCCTGTGGGCTCCCTCCGACAAGGGCTGTTTTCCTCAGGACCCCAAGGCGGAGCTGCAGGGCCAGAACGTGCTGACCGTCCGGTACTCGCTGGAGCTGACTGCGGCCCGCTTTGGCTTGGGCGTGGAGGCCGTCCAGACCATGCTCAACACCGGGCTGGAGAAGCTCTCGCAGGCCCGGAAACATCGGCCGAAGCCGCACCTGGACAGCAAGATGCTGGCTGCCTGGAACGGTGCGGCAGCCGTCCCGGTCTGAGGCCCCATCCTGTTTGTAGAGTTACTCTGGGTGTTGAAGAGGATGTACCTGGAGGGCCCTGGCCAGCTTCTCACTGCCACTGGTCTCTCCTTCCTCCAGGTCTGATGGTGTCTGGCTATGCTGTGACCGGGGCTGTCCTGGGGCAGGACAGGTTGATCAACTATGCCACCAATGGTGCCAAGTTCCTGAAGCGGCACATGTTTGACGTGGCCAGCGGCCGCCTGATGCGCACCTGCTATGCCGGCTCTGGGGGGACCGTGGAGCACAGGTTGGGGGGCTGGGCAGCCCGGGAGGGCTCATCTCCCTGCACGTTCCCAGCCCACCTctgcctttttcctcctcttcagtgGACGTCCATCCTGGCTCTGCCGTGCCCTTGCTGTGAGCACTTAACCTCCATGGGCCTATTTACTCATCTGGGAAATGGGCTAATGGTGCCTACTCAAGAGGTGGATTTTGAGGGTCAAGTGAAAGAGTGCACGATAAGGGCCCCCTCTGGGAAAGCCCTTCTCTCCCGGGCCTGTCCCTAGCTCCTCCCCTAATGCCTGTCCCTCAGTAACCCGCCCTGCTGGGGCTTCCTGGAGGACTACGCCTTCGTGGTGCGGGGCCTACTGGACCTGTACGAGGCCTCGCAGGAGAGCTCGTGGCTCGAGTGGGCACTGCGGCTGCAGGACACGCAGGACAGGTTCTTCTGGGACTCCCGGGGCGGTGGCTACTTCTGCAGCGAGGCCGAGCTGGGGGCTGGCTTGCCCCTGCGGCTGAAGGACGGTCAGTGGGGGGTGCAGGCTGGCTCCCTGAGGGAGGCATTAAGTGCAGCGTGGGGGGAAGGGTGGCATGGGCAGAGGCCCTCCTGGCTTCACATTGCTGCTATGTATGAACCGTGTGACTTAGGGCTGGTCTCATGctatttctgagcctcagcttcttaATATGCAAAATGGAGCTAACATTGGTACAGAATTGATGTAAAGGTTAATTTAGCTGTTCTGTGAACACAGCCTAGTAACTGGCAGCCATGGGTTCATATATTGAACAAAGCCAACTTGGTCTTTGGCCTCAAGAGGCTTACAGTGTAGTAGGAGAGACAACTAATGACAATGACAATGCAAAATTCCATGCACCAACCTATAGTTAGAATTGTGGTGAGTGCCATGAAGTAGGAGCCCTCTACCACGTACCTGCCCCTCATCACCCATGTGTCTTGTCTGTTGTTAATGGTCTCCTCCCCGACCGACTCAAAGTCTAGCTCTTCAAAGAGCAGCTCTTTCTCTATGGTCTAGTGcagtcctggcacatagtaggtgaatTAATAAAAGCGCCTTGGGAGACATCAGCGGGGGCCCAACTCAGCCCCAGGGGAGATCAGATGAGATGTCTCCAAACCGAGGCCTGGAGGGCAAGGAGGGGCCACGTGGTCATggaggagctggggagagagtTCAGGCAGAGCGGACAGTCTgtgtcctggaggacagagggacagaggccCACGGGTGCGAGGAGGGTGCTGAGGCAGGCAGGGCAAGGAGTGGAAGGCTCTGAGGGTTTTAAGTGGATTGTGACCTGCTCTGGTTTAAGTTGAGGGCAGTCACTCTGACTGTTGGTGGAGAAGGGATGGGGATAGTTGAAACAGGGTGACCAGTTGGGAGGCATTAGTGGTGTTCAGTCTCAGAAAAGGGTACAGTATGAGGTGGGGAGAAATGGTGGGATTTGGATCTCTTCTGGCTGCAGCCCCAGCAGGACTCACAGATGGATCAGGAATGGAGGCAGAGGAAGGGACAAGGGTGATGCCACTCTGGCCAGAGCAGCTGGTGGCTGAGAGAGGCATCAGCAGTGGCGTGGGGAGCCTGGGCCCCACAGCTCAGCCTGAGGAAGTGGAGTTGAGGGTGTCCATGGGAGAGCCAGTTTCAGTAACTGCTGAAGTTAGCCTTAAACTCACAGACTGGGGGAGGAGTGGGCTGGACAGGGACTTCTCCATCCCATCCCTCTGGTGGCCCTGGACACTGTCCTGGGGCAGGGTCCTGGGACCCAGTGACCCTCCCTTACCCTACCCTTGCCTCCCCGTTCTGTGCAGACCAGGATGGTGCCGAGCCCAGCGCCAATTCCGTGGCGGCCCACAACCTGCTTCGGTTGCATGGCTTCACGGGCCACAAGGACTGGATGGACAAGTGTGTGCGCCTATTGACCGCCTTCTCTGAGCGCATGCGCCGTGTCCCGGTGGCATTGCCCGAGATGGTCCGCGCCCTCTCAGCTCAACAGCAGACCCTCAAGCAGGTAGGGCGTGAAGGCACTTGGGCTGGGACCCTGGGTAGGAGGGGAGCTGGGACTGCAAGGGGGGATGGGAACACGGGGTGGGGTTCCTGGGGCTGTCCCCAGAGCTCAGGTCTGTGTGTGAGTGCCCGTCACTGGGGTTGTCAGAGTAtgggggaaggaggcaggggtCCCTGGTGGCTGGTGAAGTGTTTCTCTGTATGTCTCTGTATGTCTCTGTAATTGTTCCTGTCCCTGTGTGTTACTGCTGTGTGTGCATTGGGTGTGTATGGCTCTGgagctgtgtgtctgtgtgtctgtgcaccTGCCTTTCTGGGTGTGTGCTGGCGTGAGAGCTTGCCAGTCTGTTTCCTGTCTGCATGTTTATGCCCCTGTCTTCAGGTTTGCTTGCTTGTATTTGCATgtttgcatgcatgtgtgtgtgtgcgtgtgggctGTTTGTATGTGTGATATCTGACTCTGTGTGGGCAcctgctgtgtgtgtatgtgactaCTCCGTGGCTGGGTCTCTGTGTGTTGTGTGTCTTCCAGTGTAGTGGGTCTTCTCCCCATGTTTGTATCTCTACCACTATGCATGACACTGCCACTTCGTGTATTCTTCTCTGTGTGCGTGTTCCCATTTCCTAAGCATTAAATCTGATGCAGCCTCCTGGCAGCTGAGATGAGTGCCCATTCCTTCTTAGGGACATAGGGTGGGGTAGAGGAAGGATGGGAAAGCCCTGATAGGTCtggggcccagcccccaccctcacctGACATGGGAGAACTTTCTATACCGGCCAGATCGTGATCTGTGGAGACCGCCAGGCCAAGGACACCAAGGCTCTGGTGCAATGTGTCCATTCCATTTACGTCCCTAACAAGGTACCTATCCCCAGGAGCTCAGCCCCGCCCCTGCCTCCGCTGCTCTGCCTCTCTCCTCGGCTCCCCAACTCTCCTTTCCCTCTGAAGCCTTGGGGAGAGGTAAGCTCCCAGTGAGCTCTACTAGTGTCTCAGCACCCCCCCATATGACCCCTTCTGCTCTGCTCCTGCCCCAGGTGCTGATTCTGGCCGATGGGGACCCCTCGAGCTTCCTGTCCCGCCAGCTGCCCTTCCTGAGTACCCTGCGACGGCTGGAAGACCGGGCCACTGCCTATGTGTGTGAGAATCAGGCCTGCTCCATGCCCATCACTGAGCCCTGCGAACTACGAAAACTGCTCCATCAGTGACTTTTCCGACCCCGTTGGGCTAGGGCAGAAGGTGGAGCTTCCCGACTGAGCAGACACTCAGGCCCTGCAGAACCTGCGGTCATCCCTGAGCACCCTGTCACCAGGTGACCTTGGCCCCTCTCGCTGCCCTGCCATGGGCACCCAGTCACCCTGGAATAAACCTAACAGTGTCCCGTGGTAAACTCTGGGCCTCAGCCTCGATTGTGAGGGAGGGGCCTCGGTCTCCAGCCGGGGAAAACAGCCCAGGGCCCCTTCCTCTGGGAGTTGCCAGCTAACCTCTGTGCCTTCTCCCATTCTTCCTTCACCTTCCAGAAGTCACCAGGCTGACCCTGCCCCCATCTGTAGTCATTGCAGCCTGAATGAAACTAAGGACAGGGGACTAAAACCAAGATGCCcaggggtgaggatggggctgtGCACTGGTCCAGGATGGGGAGAGCCCTTCACTGTCAAGAGGGGATAAGAAGGGGGCCTGCCCTCTCCCCCATTCTCTCCTCATTTTGAGCTGGGGAAGTAGCAGGATATGCTTTATATGAGTTTTATATTTCACGGAATGGTGACATTTGCATATGCCCTGATGCATTGTGGGAGCTACTGTTATCAGGACTAAGAcatttcttttgcagtatccgtccagccccagcctccccagGATGGACACAAGGCCTTTCTGCAGGAGGTCACATTGTCCATCCCTCTGCTTTCAGGCAAGCTACTGTGTCCTTGGCACACACATCTTTGCAGGCTCCAGAAAACCCATCTAGCTTCCAGCAGGGGGAGGAGACTGGGAAGCATGCTTTGGGAAGGGCAGGTGTAGAGTGACGGGGCTGACAGGCAGCCCGGGAGGGAGGAGCTGCCCCTCTGGGGCTTTCAGGGGTCTGCTGACCTGGGCATCCTCATAGCCTCCAAGCCAAGCAATACAGATAATCAAAAGAGGCTGCTAGAGACAAGGAGGCCTGGATGGGGCCATTGCTTGTGGGGGGTGTCAGCATGGGGAAGAGTGCAGCAGGAAGGAGCCGGGAGACTGGACAGAGTCACTGCCTGCACATGGTCACACACGGCCACACATGGTCACTGGGACCAGAGTCAGCTCTGTCTGGGCAGCCAGGCCCTTGGTACAAGCCACCAGCCCATCTGGAGGGGATTAGAGCTCCAGCCAACAAGGTCAGCTGGCTCCCTTCTAGCTGGAGCCCACTCAGCCTTGCCAGGAAGTCAGAGCTGGACAAGGGAGATCTGGGGGGCGGCAAGAAGGGAGGGTAGAGTGTGGTGAAACACAGGTGGCCTTTTtggcagccccagccctggcttTCAAACAGTCTGGACAGTTTGCAAAGCCCTCTTGCCACTGTCGTCCAGTGACCCGCATGAATGAGGTGGTGAAGCAGGCACCTTCAGCCTCGTACGGAAAGATACTCGAGGCCCAGAGGGTAAGAGACTGGCCTGAGACCCCTCAGCTCATCTGGTTCTCCCGGGTCTTCAGGGTACAATAAAGACTTTCTGTTCCCCCAGGAGGTCCAGGCACAACTGTGAAGGAGGGTGTACTTGGTGTCTTCAGTCTTCTCTCTGCATTGCCTCTTTCCCGTCTCCTGGTGTCACGCACACACACGACAATGGGATTCTGCATATGGGATCAGGAGTTAGGGCCTTAAAGGGTTAGTTCTGGAGTGTTTGAATTTCTAAAGAGGGCAGAGCTGAACATAAATCTTGCTCAGATGTGAGATTTTAAAAGTCTCTGTAGCACCCATTCCCCATTGCCACTCCCTCTTGGGTTTGCTCCCTGCTATGCCAGGAGGATTGTCCTGGAACAGCTGTGGGCCAGGGTCATGGGAGACAGGGCCAATGACCTGTTTAGGCAGTCACTTAAGTAATTtcgtctctctgagcctcagcttcctt includes:
- the SPATA20 gene encoding spermatogenesis-associated protein 20 isoform X1 translates to MSHLSSPPQKHKGEHKGHGLPRGSERGSSSRDKDRSATVSSSVPMPAGGKGNRPSGPSSASQKVPNRLINEKSPYLQQHAYNPVDWYPWGQEAFDKAKKENKPIFLSVGYSTCHWCHMMEEESFRNEEISRLLNEDFVSVKVDREERPDVDKVYMTFVQATRSGGGWPMNVWLTPNLQPFVGGTYFPPEDGLTRVGFRTVLLRIRDQWKQNKNTLLENSQRITTALLARSEISTGDRQLPPSAAIMNSRCFQQLDEGYDEEYGGFAEAPKFPTPVILSFLFNYWLTHRLTQDGSRAQQMALHTLKMMANGGIRDHVGQGFHRYSTDRQWHVPHFEKMLCDQAQLAVAYSQAFQISGDEFYSDVAKGILHYVARSLSHRSGGFYSAEDADSPPERGMRPKEGAFYLWTVKEVQQLLSEPVLGATEPLTSGKLLMKHYGLTEAGNISSSQDPKAELQGQNVLTVRYSLELTAARFGLGVEAVQTMLNTGLEKLSQARKHRPKPHLDSKMLAAWNGLMVSGYAVTGAVLGQDRLINYATNGAKFLKRHMFDVASGRLMRTCYAGSGGTVEHSNPPCWGFLEDYAFVVRGLLDLYEASQESSWLEWALRLQDTQDRFFWDSRGGGYFCSEAELGAGLPLRLKDDQDGAEPSANSVAAHNLLRLHGFTGHKDWMDKCVRLLTAFSERMRRVPVALPEMVRALSAQQQTLKQIVICGDRQAKDTKALVQCVHSIYVPNKVLILADGDPSSFLSRQLPFLSTLRRLEDRATAYVCENQACSMPITEPCELRKLLHQ
- the SPATA20 gene encoding spermatogenesis-associated protein 20 isoform X3, whose product is MSHLSSPPQKHKGEHKGHGLPRGSERGSSSRDKDRSATVSSSVPMPAGGKGNRPSGPSSASQKVPNRLINEKSPYLQQHAYNPVDWYPWGQEAFDKAKKENKPIFLSVGYSTCHWCHMMEEESFRNEEISRLLNEDFVSVKVDREERPDVDKVYMTFVQATRSGGGWPMNVWLTPNLQPFVGGTYFPPEDGLTRVGFRTVLLRIRDQWKQNKNTLLENSQRITTALLARSEISTGDRQLPPSAAIMNSRCFQQLDEGYDEEYGGFAEAPKFPTPVILSFLFNYWLTHRLTQDGSRAQQMALHTLKMMANGGIRDHVGQGFHRYSTDRQWHVPHFEKMLCDQAQLAVAYSQAFQISGDEFYSDVAKGILHYVARSLSHRSGGFYSAEDADSPPERGMRPKEGAFYLWTVKEVQQLLSEPVLGATEPLTSGKLLMKHYGLTEAGNISSSQDPKAELQGQNVLTVRYSLELTAARFGLGVEAVQTMLNTGLEKLSQARKHRPKPHLDSKMLAAWNGLMVSGYAVTGAVLGQDRLINYATNGAKFLKRHMFDVASGRLMRTCYAGSGGTVEHSNPPCWGFLEDYAFVVRGLLDLYEASQESSWLEWALRLQDTQDRFFWDSRGGGYFCSEAELGAGLPLRLKDDQDGAEPSANSVAAHNLLRLHGFTGHKDWMDKCVRLLTAFSERMRRVPVALPEMVRALSAQQQTLKQVLILADGDPSSFLSRQLPFLSTLRRLEDRATAYVCENQACSMPITEPCELRKLLHQ